The Caloenas nicobarica isolate bCalNic1 chromosome 15, bCalNic1.hap1, whole genome shotgun sequence genome includes a region encoding these proteins:
- the STMN3 gene encoding stathmin-3, whose product MASTVSAYKEKMKELSLLSLICSCFHTQPHPNTIYQYGDMEVKQLDKRASGQSFEVILKSPSDLSPESPILSSPPKKKDLSLEELQRRLEAAEERRKTQEAQVLKQLAEKREHEREVLHKALEENNNFSRLAEEKLNYKMELSREIREAHLAALRERLREKELHAAEVRRNKEQREEISG is encoded by the exons atggcCAGCACCGTCTCAG CCtacaaggagaaaatgaaggagCTGTCTCTGCTCTCCCTCATCTGCTCCTGTTTCCACACCCAGCCGCATCCCAACACCATCTACCAGTATGGAG ATATGGAGGTGAAGCAGCTGGATAAGAGGGCATCGGGCCAGAGCTTCGAAGTGATCCTGAAGTCCCCTTCAGATTTATCTCCCGAGAGCCCCATCCTCTCCTCCCCCCCCAAGAAGAAGGACCTGtccctggaggagctgcagaggaggctggaggctgcagaggagcGGAGGAAG ACCCAGGAGGCTCAGGTGCTGAAGCAGCTGGCGGAGAAGCGGGAACATGAGCGGGAGGTGCTGCACAAGGCACTGGAGGAGAACAACAACTTCAGCCGCCTGGCGGAGGAGAAGCTCAACTACAAGATGGAGCTGAGCAGGGAGATCCGTGAAGCACATCTGGCCGCCTTGAGGGAGCGGCTCCGCGAGAAG GAACTGCACGCAGCTGAGGTTCGCAGGAACAAGGAACAGCGGGAGGAGATCTCTGGATAA